A DNA window from Prevotella intermedia ATCC 25611 = DSM 20706 contains the following coding sequences:
- the feoB gene encoding ferrous iron transport protein B, with product MKLSELKTGETGIIVKVSGHGGFRKRIIEMGFINGKEVKVLLNAPLQDPVKYRIMGYEVSLRHSEADLIEVMAVDAEPHTKTRNTQYNPAIEVDQADPYEPALTPDEAVAAANRQRRTINVALVGNPNCGKTSLFNFASGAHERVGNYSGVTVDAKYGYTDLLGYHFELVDLPGTYSLSAYSPEELYVRKQIVEKTPDIVINVIDTSNLERNLYLTTQLIDMHVPMVCALNMYDEVENRGDHIDFKQLSTLFGVPMVPTVFKSGRGVEDLFRTVIQNYEGKKGDKPLYRHIHINHGHELENGIAEIQEHLKQELDIRQKYSTRYLAIKLLENDSETEKLVATFPDAKKIMAHRDETAKRVKEETGEDSETAIMDAKYGFIHGALQEAKYTTGKGKDAYSITHTVDNVLTHKYLGFPLFFLFLFIMFTATFTLGQYPMDWIEAGVAWLSDVVSGLLPDGPVKAMIVDGAIAGVGAVIVFLPQILILYFFISYMEDCGYMARAAFIMDRLMHKMGLHGKSFIPLIMGFGCNVPAVMATRTIESRRSRLVTMLVLPMMSCSARLPIYIMMTGSFFAARYRSAVMMSLYLIGIAMAVLLARLFSKTIVKGEDTPFVMELPPYRFPTWKAIGRHTWEKGKQYLKKMGGIILVASIIVWALGYFPLPDDPNMGKQAQQEQSYIGRIGKAVEPVFRPMGFDWRLDVGLLAGVGAKEIVASTMGVLYANNDSFGDDNEYNDEGGKYELLRHQMTSDIAKRNNISYAKAQPLATLTAFCFLLFVLLYFPCVATIAAIKGETGSWKWGIFAAVYTTALAWIVSAIVFQVGAFFL from the coding sequence ATGAAGTTATCAGAACTGAAGACGGGCGAAACTGGTATTATTGTGAAGGTTTCGGGACACGGCGGCTTCAGAAAACGAATTATAGAAATGGGCTTTATCAACGGCAAGGAGGTGAAAGTACTGCTCAATGCGCCGTTGCAAGACCCTGTGAAATATCGCATTATGGGCTACGAAGTGAGCCTGCGACACAGCGAAGCCGACCTGATAGAAGTAATGGCGGTAGACGCTGAACCCCATACGAAAACAAGAAACACCCAATACAATCCTGCCATAGAGGTAGACCAAGCCGACCCTTACGAACCTGCGCTGACGCCAGACGAGGCTGTGGCAGCGGCAAACCGACAACGACGTACCATTAACGTGGCGTTGGTAGGCAATCCGAACTGCGGAAAGACATCGCTGTTCAACTTTGCTTCAGGAGCACACGAGCGTGTTGGAAACTACTCGGGCGTTACCGTCGACGCCAAGTACGGCTATACCGACCTGCTGGGCTACCACTTTGAATTGGTAGACCTGCCTGGTACGTACAGCCTTTCGGCATATAGTCCGGAGGAACTCTACGTGCGCAAGCAAATTGTAGAGAAGACTCCCGACATCGTTATCAACGTTATAGACACTTCAAACCTTGAGCGAAACCTTTACCTAACAACGCAACTCATTGATATGCACGTGCCTATGGTGTGTGCATTAAATATGTACGACGAGGTAGAGAACCGCGGCGACCACATCGACTTCAAACAACTGAGCACCCTTTTCGGTGTTCCGATGGTGCCTACGGTATTCAAATCGGGCAGAGGCGTGGAGGATTTGTTCCGCACGGTGATACAAAACTATGAGGGAAAGAAGGGCGACAAGCCGTTGTACCGACACATTCACATCAACCACGGACACGAATTGGAGAACGGTATCGCCGAGATTCAAGAGCACTTGAAGCAGGAACTCGACATCAGACAGAAGTATTCTACCCGCTATTTGGCAATAAAACTACTTGAAAACGACTCGGAAACCGAGAAGCTCGTGGCTACTTTCCCCGATGCAAAGAAGATTATGGCACACCGAGACGAAACCGCCAAGCGTGTGAAAGAAGAGACCGGAGAAGACAGCGAGACGGCTATAATGGACGCTAAGTACGGTTTCATACACGGAGCATTGCAGGAAGCCAAGTACACGACGGGCAAAGGGAAAGACGCCTACAGTATAACGCACACCGTAGACAACGTTCTGACACACAAGTATCTCGGTTTTCCGCTCTTTTTCCTCTTCCTTTTCATTATGTTTACGGCTACTTTCACGCTCGGACAATATCCGATGGACTGGATAGAGGCAGGTGTGGCGTGGCTGTCTGACGTTGTAAGCGGGCTCTTACCCGACGGACCCGTGAAAGCAATGATAGTAGACGGTGCCATTGCAGGCGTTGGAGCCGTCATTGTCTTCCTCCCGCAAATCCTGATACTGTACTTTTTCATTTCCTATATGGAGGATTGCGGCTACATGGCGCGCGCTGCCTTCATCATGGACAGGCTCATGCACAAGATGGGGCTGCACGGCAAGTCGTTCATACCGCTCATTATGGGTTTCGGTTGCAACGTTCCTGCGGTTATGGCAACAAGAACCATCGAGAGCAGACGCAGCCGACTGGTTACGATGCTGGTGCTTCCGATGATGAGTTGTTCGGCACGACTACCTATTTATATAATGATGACAGGCTCGTTCTTCGCCGCCAGATACCGCTCGGCGGTTATGATGTCGCTCTATCTCATTGGTATTGCGATGGCAGTGCTGCTGGCGCGCCTCTTTTCAAAAACCATTGTGAAGGGCGAAGACACACCTTTCGTAATGGAACTGCCGCCCTATCGCTTTCCAACGTGGAAGGCTATCGGCCGCCATACGTGGGAAAAAGGCAAGCAATACCTGAAGAAGATGGGAGGAATCATTCTCGTTGCATCTATCATCGTGTGGGCATTGGGCTACTTCCCCCTACCCGACGACCCCAATATGGGCAAACAGGCACAGCAGGAACAAAGCTATATCGGCAGAATTGGTAAGGCAGTGGAACCCGTTTTCCGCCCTATGGGCTTCGATTGGCGTTTGGACGTGGGCTTGCTGGCAGGCGTTGGAGCAAAGGAAATCGTAGCTTCAACGATGGGAGTGCTCTACGCCAACAACGATTCGTTCGGCGACGACAACGAATACAACGACGAAGGCGGCAAATACGAACTGTTACGACACCAGATGACTTCCGACATAGCGAAGCGAAACAACATCAGTTACGCCAAGGCACAGCCTTTAGCCACCCTCACCGCTTTCTGTTTCTTGCTCTTTGTGCTGCTCTACTTCCCGTGCGTAGCAACGATTGCAGCCATAAAAGGCGAAACGGGCAGCTGGAAGTGGGGCATCTTTGCCGCCGTCTACACCACTGCCTTGGCGTGGATAGTCAGTGCCATCGTCTTCCAAGTGGGTGCGTTTTTCCTGTAA
- a CDS encoding patatin family protein has protein sequence MKTGLVLEGGGMRGLFTAGVIDVLMENGIEFDGAVGVSAGAAFGCNYKTRQIGRAIRYNKRFANDRRYASWWSFFTTGNYFNADFAYHYLPNELDVVDFETFRNNPMEFWAVATNVGSGKAVYRQLKVLDYEELEFVRASASMPLVSKIVQLNGQRLLDGGVADSIPLDFFQRQGYKRNVVVLTQPMGYQKRPIGIMPLIRLQLNHHPKMLKALAERHIMYNKQLEFVQQEERSGNTFVIRPQATLNVGRMTHNPDKMQEIYEEGRKVATVELQKLQQFLSKQ, from the coding sequence ATGAAGACAGGATTGGTATTGGAAGGGGGCGGAATGCGGGGCTTGTTCACCGCAGGCGTCATTGATGTGCTGATGGAAAACGGCATAGAGTTCGACGGTGCAGTGGGTGTTTCGGCAGGTGCAGCCTTCGGTTGCAACTACAAGACACGGCAGATTGGACGCGCCATTCGCTACAACAAACGCTTTGCAAACGACCGACGGTATGCCTCGTGGTGGTCGTTTTTCACCACTGGCAACTACTTTAACGCTGATTTTGCCTACCATTACCTTCCCAACGAGTTAGATGTTGTGGACTTTGAAACCTTCCGCAACAACCCAATGGAGTTCTGGGCAGTAGCCACAAACGTGGGTTCGGGCAAGGCGGTGTATCGCCAACTGAAGGTGTTAGACTACGAAGAACTTGAGTTTGTGCGTGCTTCGGCATCGATGCCCTTGGTTTCTAAAATCGTACAACTGAACGGTCAGCGGCTGTTAGATGGCGGTGTGGCTGACTCTATACCGCTCGACTTCTTCCAACGGCAGGGCTACAAACGCAACGTTGTGGTGCTAACCCAGCCCATGGGCTACCAAAAGCGACCCATTGGCATTATGCCGCTGATACGATTGCAGCTGAATCACCACCCCAAAATGCTGAAAGCGTTGGCAGAACGCCACATTATGTATAACAAACAACTCGAGTTTGTGCAACAAGAGGAACGTTCTGGCAACACTTTCGTTATCCGACCGCAAGCTACTCTCAACGTCGGACGTATGACACACAACCCCGACAAGATGCAGGAAATATACGAAGAAGGACGGAAAGTAGCAACAGTCGAACTGCAAAAGCTGCAACAATTCTTATCAAAACAATAA
- the nrdG gene encoding anaerobic ribonucleoside-triphosphate reductase activating protein encodes MLKFVDTDIVFQEFPDEVTLAINLSNCPCRCPGCHSTFLWKDVGNPLTTEAIEQMLAENSERITCIGFMGGDSEPEAIDSLAAYLRKHHAELKVGWYTGRTTLSPDIQLPHFDYIKVGPYIRHLGGLDSRRTNQRMYRITNENKMNDITNLFWKK; translated from the coding sequence ATGCTTAAATTCGTAGACACCGACATCGTTTTCCAAGAGTTTCCCGACGAGGTTACGTTGGCTATCAACCTTTCCAACTGCCCTTGCCGCTGCCCTGGCTGCCACAGCACCTTTCTTTGGAAAGATGTTGGCAACCCTCTTACAACCGAGGCAATAGAACAAATGCTGGCTGAAAACAGCGAGCGCATTACGTGTATCGGCTTTATGGGCGGCGATTCCGAACCCGAAGCCATCGACAGCCTGGCTGCCTATCTGCGGAAACACCACGCCGAACTGAAGGTTGGCTGGTACACAGGGCGCACCACGCTGTCGCCCGATATTCAGTTGCCCCACTTCGACTACATCAAAGTGGGTCCTTACATTCGCCATTTGGGCGGATTGGACAGCCGCCGCACCAATCAGCGTATGTATCGGATAACGAACGAAAACAAGATGAACGACATTACAAACTTGTTCTGGAAAAAATAA
- a CDS encoding penicillin-binding transpeptidase domain-containing protein: protein MKRYIIGAVCALVAAAATAQEYHGEMERLYPEKAKTAKTAKQTTAKTTTEAPTTLLPELQQLATELLKGRKGSVVAIRPSTGEIICMATNSPEGANNDLAIATAYAPGSTFKTAQALALLSEGTITATTKQACFTAFREGNIRIGCHKHTSPLMLRAAIANSCNTYFLKSFRAMIGDKAKYGTYAAAIDKWHSYIVSMGFGGPLGVDIPGEKGGLVANSTYLSRRYQGGWNPLTIIWAGMGQGDITATPLQLCNLAALIANRGYFYTPHIHANTAENPLPKRFLEPRQALVAAEAYTPVIEGMRNAVIWGTARDINTKEYSICGKTGTVENDGKDHSAFIAFAPMYKPQIAIAVFIENAGFGADVAAPIAAKVIRKALKK from the coding sequence ATGAAAAGATATATTATAGGGGCTGTCTGCGCACTCGTGGCAGCAGCAGCAACCGCGCAGGAATATCACGGGGAAATGGAACGGCTATACCCCGAAAAAGCAAAAACGGCGAAGACAGCCAAGCAAACCACCGCCAAGACAACCACCGAAGCACCTACGACACTGCTTCCAGAGTTGCAGCAGTTGGCAACCGAACTGCTGAAAGGGCGCAAAGGCAGTGTTGTAGCCATTCGTCCGAGCACTGGCGAGATTATCTGTATGGCGACAAACTCGCCCGAAGGTGCCAACAACGACCTTGCCATTGCCACCGCTTACGCCCCCGGTTCTACGTTCAAGACGGCACAAGCCTTAGCCCTTCTGTCGGAAGGAACCATTACAGCCACCACAAAGCAAGCTTGCTTCACGGCTTTCCGCGAAGGCAACATCAGGATTGGCTGCCACAAACACACTTCCCCACTGATGCTACGAGCTGCCATTGCCAACTCGTGCAACACCTATTTCCTAAAGTCTTTCCGTGCTATGATTGGCGACAAAGCCAAGTATGGCACCTATGCAGCCGCCATCGACAAGTGGCACAGCTACATCGTAAGTATGGGCTTCGGCGGTCCGCTCGGCGTAGACATACCTGGCGAGAAGGGCGGTTTGGTGGCAAACTCGACATATCTGTCGCGCCGCTATCAAGGCGGGTGGAACCCTCTCACCATTATTTGGGCAGGAATGGGACAAGGCGACATCACCGCAACGCCGCTCCAGCTCTGCAACCTCGCAGCACTGATAGCCAACCGTGGCTATTTCTACACACCGCACATTCACGCCAACACGGCAGAAAACCCACTTCCGAAACGTTTCCTCGAACCACGGCAAGCCCTTGTTGCTGCCGAAGCCTACACACCCGTAATAGAAGGTATGCGCAACGCCGTGATATGGGGCACCGCACGCGACATAAACACAAAGGAATACAGCATTTGCGGCAAGACAGGAACGGTGGAAAACGACGGCAAAGACCACTCTGCCTTCATCGCTTTCGCCCCTATGTACAAACCGCAGATAGCCATTGCGGTGTTCATCGAGAACGCTGGCTTCGGCGCAGATGTAGCCGCTCCCATTGCAGCAAAGGTGATACGCAAGGCTTTGAAGAAGTAG
- the nrdD gene encoding anaerobic ribonucleoside-triphosphate reductase, whose product MKNFTITKRDGSKDRFSLDKIMNAIIKAFDSVGEPTDLGTVSKVLANIKIHDDIKVEDIQNQVEEALMKEGHYHVAKSFIVYRHQHTEDREVLEKMRFLTDYCHAENAATGSKFDANANVENKNIATLIGELPKQGFIRLNRRLLTDRIKRMYGKELSDEYLHLLTHHFIYKNDETNLANYCASITMYPWLISGTASIGGNSTAPTNLKSFCGGFINMVFMVSSMLAGACATPEFLMYMNYFIQQEYGKDYWQHPEKVVDLSLKQRTIDKIITDFFEQIVYSLNQPTGARNYQAVFWNISYYDKFYFESLFGNFYFPDGSQPDWEGVSWLQKRFMTWFNQERTKAVLTFPVETMALLSENGECRDTEWADFAAQMYADGHSFFTYMSDNADSLSSCCRLRNEIQDNGFSYTLGAGGVSTGSKSVLTINLNRCIQYAVNKNIDYKEYLSHVIDLCHKVQLAYNENLKDLLHHHMLPLFDAGYINIDRQYLTIGINGLVEAAEFMGLDITPNDEYKEFVQGVLGLIETYNKQYRTKEAMFNCEMIPAENVGVKHAKWDKADGYFVPRDCYNSYFYRVEDNSLTILDKFRLHGAPYIEHLTGGSALHMNLDEHLSQAQYRQLMRVAAEEGCNYFTFNIPNTVCNECGHIDKRNLKECPHCHSENVDYLTRVIGYMKRVSNFSAARQTEAGKRYYATKEKYTV is encoded by the coding sequence ATGAAGAATTTCACCATCACCAAACGCGACGGCTCTAAAGACCGTTTCTCGCTCGACAAAATTATGAATGCCATCATAAAGGCATTCGACAGCGTAGGCGAACCCACCGACCTCGGCACAGTTTCTAAAGTTCTCGCGAACATTAAGATTCACGACGACATAAAAGTAGAGGACATCCAGAACCAAGTAGAAGAGGCTTTGATGAAGGAAGGACACTACCACGTGGCTAAAAGCTTCATCGTTTATCGCCACCAACACACCGAAGACCGCGAGGTATTGGAGAAGATGCGCTTCCTTACAGACTACTGCCACGCAGAGAATGCAGCCACTGGCTCGAAGTTTGACGCCAATGCCAACGTGGAAAACAAGAACATTGCCACTCTTATCGGCGAACTTCCAAAGCAGGGTTTCATTCGTCTGAACCGCCGTTTGCTTACCGACCGCATCAAGAGAATGTACGGCAAGGAACTTTCCGACGAATATCTACACTTGCTTACACACCACTTTATATATAAGAACGACGAAACCAACCTTGCTAACTATTGCGCTTCTATTACTATGTACCCTTGGCTCATCAGCGGCACAGCGTCGATTGGTGGCAACTCTACCGCACCTACCAACCTTAAAAGCTTCTGCGGAGGCTTCATCAATATGGTGTTCATGGTATCGAGTATGTTGGCAGGAGCGTGCGCAACACCCGAGTTTCTGATGTATATGAACTACTTCATACAGCAGGAATACGGCAAAGACTACTGGCAACACCCCGAAAAGGTGGTGGACTTGAGCTTGAAACAGCGCACCATCGACAAGATTATAACCGACTTCTTCGAGCAGATTGTCTACTCTCTCAACCAACCAACAGGCGCACGAAACTATCAGGCTGTGTTCTGGAACATATCTTACTACGACAAATTCTATTTTGAATCGCTCTTCGGAAACTTCTATTTCCCAGACGGTTCGCAGCCCGACTGGGAAGGCGTATCGTGGTTGCAGAAACGCTTTATGACTTGGTTCAACCAAGAACGCACCAAGGCTGTGCTCACTTTCCCTGTTGAAACGATGGCTCTGCTCTCTGAAAACGGCGAATGCCGCGACACCGAATGGGCTGACTTTGCAGCACAGATGTATGCCGACGGACACAGTTTCTTTACCTATATGAGCGACAATGCCGACTCGTTGAGTTCGTGCTGCCGTCTCCGTAACGAAATTCAAGACAATGGTTTCTCATACACGCTCGGCGCAGGCGGTGTGTCTACGGGTTCTAAGAGCGTGCTCACCATTAACTTGAACCGCTGCATACAATACGCTGTAAACAAGAACATTGACTACAAAGAGTATCTTTCGCACGTTATCGACCTATGCCACAAGGTGCAGTTGGCATACAACGAGAATCTGAAAGACTTGCTGCACCACCACATGTTGCCACTCTTCGATGCTGGCTACATCAACATCGACCGCCAATACCTCACCATCGGTATCAACGGACTTGTGGAAGCAGCCGAGTTTATGGGCTTGGATATTACACCAAACGACGAATACAAAGAGTTTGTGCAAGGCGTTTTAGGACTCATTGAAACCTACAACAAGCAGTATCGCACAAAGGAAGCGATGTTCAACTGCGAGATGATACCTGCCGAAAACGTGGGTGTGAAGCACGCAAAGTGGGACAAAGCCGATGGATATTTCGTACCACGCGACTGCTACAACAGCTATTTCTACCGCGTAGAGGACAATTCGCTCACCATTCTCGACAAGTTCCGTCTGCACGGCGCGCCCTACATAGAACACCTTACGGGCGGTTCGGCACTGCACATGAACCTCGACGAACACCTTTCGCAGGCACAATACCGCCAGCTAATGCGTGTGGCTGCCGAAGAAGGGTGCAACTACTTCACATTCAACATACCGAACACGGTGTGCAACGAGTGCGGACACATCGACAAGCGCAACTTGAAAGAATGTCCACATTGCCACTCTGAGAACGTCGATTACCTCACACGTGTCATCGGATACATGAAGCGCGTCAGCAACTTCTCGGCTGCCCGACAGACCGAAGCTGGCAAACGCTACTATGCAACTAAAGAGAAATACACTGTATAA